The Molothrus ater isolate BHLD 08-10-18 breed brown headed cowbird chromosome 1, BPBGC_Mater_1.1, whole genome shotgun sequence genome includes a window with the following:
- the BET1 gene encoding BET1 homolog produces MRRAGLGDGAPAGSYGYTNSGYSVYEEENDRLTESLRSKVSAIKSLSIEIGTEVKNQNKMLSEMENDFDSTGGLLGATMGRLRTLSRGSQTKLLCYMMLFSLFVFFVIYWIIKLR; encoded by the exons ATGAGGCGCGCGGGGCTGG GTGATGGAGCACCTGCAGGGAGCTATGGCTATACCAACAGTGGCTACAGCGTTTATGAAGAGGAGAACGACAGGTTAACAGAAAGTCTGCGTTCAAAAGTCAGTGCCATTAAATCG ctTTCCATTGAAATTGGAACGGAAGttaaaaaccagaataaaatgTTATCGGAAATG gAAAATGATTTTGACTCTACGGGTGGACTTCTAGGTGCAACTATGGGCAGACTGAGAACACTCTCCAGAGGAAGCCAGACAAAGCTATTATGCTACATGATGctcttttcattatttgttttttttgtgataTACTGGATTATTAAACTGAGGTGA